One region of Malania oleifera isolate guangnan ecotype guangnan chromosome 6, ASM2987363v1, whole genome shotgun sequence genomic DNA includes:
- the LOC131158294 gene encoding WRKY transcription factor 22-like, protein MMGGGGFGGGMEAWDLQAVVGARCCGGSAVVCEEDCLYPLSYFDSLNFPTSAAGDYGLSSSSPPPQSALFGGGFPGNSHDLYVFDEMGTAPVGFLDELEEVYKPFYPDEMAETATNVTSSSLSAVSGEEVVQEQQQEKKPQLLSQDHVNVNPPAVDAATGLAVVHAAIRTKKRKNQQKKVVQQVTSEGLSSDPWAWRKYGQKPIKGSPYPRSYYRCSSLKGCLARKQVERSRSDPDTFIVTYTAEHNHAHPVRRSTLAGRNRKRSFNPNTPASGADSACSPNSSAAAVVSPSILAASVDGRSKTQEIMGREKEDRTFEEISEEINEEEEEDDVLISDMMMSSTENDGFLMDIELNGVGGLTSSYLAFDKFLLDGFPETFSQ, encoded by the exons ATGATGGGCGGCGGGGGGTTTGGAGGAGGCATGGAGGCTTGGGACTTGCAAGCTGTGGTTGGTGCCAGATGCTGCGGTGGCTCTGCTGTGGTGTGCGAGGAGGACTGCCTTTACCCTCTCTCTTATTTCGATTCTTTGAATTTCCCGACCAGCGCAGCCGGAGATTACGGGTTGTCGTCGTCATCGCCGCCGCCGCAATCGGCTCTTTTCGGCGGTGGGTTTCCCGGAAATAGTCACGATCTGTACGTGTTTGACGAAATGGGGACGGCGCCGGTTGGTTTTTTGGATGAGTTGGAAGAAGTGTACAAGCCGTTTTACCCAGATGAAATGGCTGAGACCGCCACCAATGTTACTTCGTCTTCCTTATCTGCAGTTTCCGGCGAAGAAGTAGTTCAAGAGCAGCAGCAGGAGAAGAAGCCGCAGCTTCTGTCTCAAGATCATGTTAATGTTAATCCTCCTGCTGTTGATGCAGCTACTGGCTTAGCGGTCGTTCATGCAGCAATAAGAACCAAAAAAAG aaaaaATCAGCAGAAAAAGGTGGTGCAACAGGTAACCTCAGAAGGTCTCTCGTCTGACCCATGGGCATGGCGCAAATACGGGCAAAAACCCATTAAGGGTTCGCCTTACCCGAG GAGCTACTATAGGTGCAGCAGCTTAAAGGGTTGTTTGGCAAGGAAGCAAGTGGAACGCAGCCGTTCAGATCCCGACACGTTCATCGTGACCTACACCGCCGAGCACAACCACGCTCACCCAGTTCGCCGGAGTACCCTCGCCGGCCGGAACCGGAAGAGGTCCTTCAACCCTAATACGCCGGCCAGCGGCGCCGACTCAGCTTGCTCTCCAAACTCAAGCGCTGCAGCTGTGGTGTCTCCTTCGATATTGGCAGCATCGGTTGATGGAAGGAGCAAAACGCAGGAGATCATGGGCAGAGAAAAGGAAGACCGAACTTTTGAAGAGATCAGCGAAGAAATTaacgaggaggaggaggaagacgACGTTTTGATTTCGGATATGATGATGTCGAGTACTGAGAATGATGGGTTTTTGATGGATATTGAATTAAACGGAGTGGGTGGGCTGACGTCGTCGTATTTGGCATTTGATAAGTTCTTGCTTGACGGATTCCCGGAAACTTTTTCTCAGTAA